Within the Nitratireductor basaltis genome, the region GAGGACAAGCACGGCCAACGGTTTGCGCCCGATGAAGGCTGGCAGCGGCTGGAAAACTGACCTCTGCAACAGACTGGCCGAGAAAAAGAAGGCCCGGCGGAAAATGCCGGGCCTTTTATTGTCGAGGATCAGCCGCCGACCGGGGTCCCGCCATTGGGGTGGAGAACCTGACCGGTCATGTATGACGAATCCTCGCAGGCAAGGAACAGCATGCATGGTGCGACCTCGTTGGGTTGACCCGGCCGGCCAAGAGGCGTGTTGGAGCCGAATTCCCTGACCTGCTCTGAGGGGAAAGATGCAGGGATAAGCGGCGTCCAGATGGGGCCCGGGGCAACGCCGTTCACCCGGATGCCCTTTGACGCAAGGCTGCCAGAAAGCGCACGGACCATGGCCAAGAGCGCTCCCTTCGTCGTTGCATAGTCCATCAGCACATCTTGCCCCTTATAGGCGGTTATCGACGTGGTGACGATGATGGATGCGCCTTCCTTCAGATGTGGCAGCACCGCCTGGGTCAGGTGAAAAGCGCCAAAGACATTCGTTTGATAGGTGCGGACGAACTGTTCTTCGGGAATGTTCTCGAACTCTTCCTGATAGTGCTGTTCGGCGGCATTGTTCATCAGGATGTCGATCTGACCGAATTTCTCCAGAACTTCATCGACGAAGGAAAAGACTGCCTTCCGGTCAGCAATGTCGCCTGATTTGGCATAGGCTTTGGCGCCTTCGGCTTCAATCAGCCGGACGGTCTCCTGCGCATCCTCGTGCTCATCGTGATAGAAGAACGCCACATTTGCACCTTCACGCGCGAAGAGAACGGCTGTCGCACGCCCAATTCCGGAATCTGCGCCTGAGATGACTGCAACCTTGCCTTTGAGCCTGTCCGATCCCCTGTAACGCGGTTCATAGTCCGGCTGGGGCTTCATTTCGTGCTCGTCGCCGGGCTGATGCTTTTGATGTTGTGCAGGCATGTGCTGGTTCATGTCGAGCCTCATTGGTTCGGGAGGAATTCGATGACTCAACACGGGGCAGGATGCAGAGTTCCATCAAGCTTGCGCCAAGCATGACGGGAACAATGCGGCTCGGCACACCATTGAGAATGACAGGATCGAAGGAGGTGACGATGCCAGCCCAATCCAAGGCTCAGCAGAAAGCTGCCGGTGCAGCACTGGCTGCCAAACGCGGCGACATGCCGAAGTCGAAGCTCAAGGGTGCCTCGAAGGACATGGAAGATTCCATGACCGAGAAGGAGCTCGAAGAGCTTGCGGAAACCGATCGCAAAGGTCTTCCAGACAAGAAAGACTGACCGGTACGGATATCAAGGAAGCCCGCAATATGCGGGCTTTCTATTCAATCCAGTGGCGGCGGCGAAATTTCGTGTTCGAGGGTGGCCAGGAAGTTGCTCAGCCAGTTGGCATTGTCGCGCTTTCTGATCCGCTCGAGCAGGGCGCGCTGGCGCTCCTGTCTCTCGTCCAGAGGCATTGTCAGCGCTCGGCAGAGATTCCGCGCCATGTCGTCGACATCGTAGGGGTTGACGATCAGGGCCTCGCGCAGGTCTTCCGCCGCACCTGCGAATTTCGAAAGGACGAGGACACCGGGATTGTCCATGGACTGCGCGGCAACATATTCCTTGGCGACCAGGTTCATACCGTCACGCAGCGGCGTGACGAAACCCACTTGGCTTGATCGGAAAAGTGCTGCCAGGGCGTCGCGTGGCACGGTGCCGTGGATGTAGTGAACCGGTGTCCAGTTGAAGTCGGCGAAACGCCCGTTGATCGCGCCGGACAGTGCTTCCAGCTCCGTTCGTATTTCAACATAGGCTTCAACTTCCTCACGCGTGGGCGTGGCGATCTGCATGAGCGCCACGGATTTGCGCATTTCGGGATAGAGCTCAAGCAGGCGCGCGAAAGCGCGAAGCCGGTCCGGCAATCCCTTGGAATAGTCGAGACGGTCCACACCGATGACCTGCCGGCGCCCCAGGATTTCGCGCCGCCGCGTCTCGATCAGCACTTCGTCATTGGGACGCTCGGCCATTTCGACGAAGGCATCCACGTCGATACCGATTGGATAGACGCCTGCGATCACTTCGCGGTCACCCCAGCGTACATGCCCCTCCGCACTCACTTCGGTGGACAGGTGCTGCTCGATATAATGCTGAAGATTGTTCAGGTCCGTCTGGCTTTGCAGACCGATCACATCGAACTGAAGAAGGCTTTCCACCAGCCATCGATGGCGGGGGACCGCCGACAGCATCTCCGGCGGGGGCAGCGGTATGTGCAGGAAGAAACCGATGCGTTGCTTGCAGCCGCGCTGGCGCAATTCCGCAGCCAGGGGGATGAGGTGATAGTCATGGATCCAGATCAGGTCGTCTTCGTGGAGTGATGACATCAGCGCATCGGCGAAACGGGCATTTACCCGCCGATAGCCCTCCAGATAGTCCGTTTTGTATTCGACCAGGTCGAGACGGTAGTGGAAGAGCGGCCAAAGCACGCTGTTTGAGAAACCGAGATAATATTCCTCATAATCCCGACGGGTCAGCGGCAGGGTGATCTGCGTGACATCACCGACCTGTTTGGACTGAGGTTCAAGATTCTCATCGCTGTTGGCGGTCTGGCCGTCCCAGCCGAGCCAAACACCACCACGCTGACGCAGCGAGTCGGCCAGTCCGACAGCGAGCCCTCCCGACTGCGACGTCTTAGTCAGGTCTGCAACGCGGTTCGATATGACTACAAGTCTTTTCAAACCACAGACTCCCAGGGTGCGGACAGGCGCCGCGCGCCATTGATGATGCCAACCATGGAGTAGGTCTGAGGATAGTTGCCCCACATTTCTCCGGTAATCGGATGGGTGTCTTCCGAAAGCATGCCGAGGGGGTTGCGCGTCTTCAGAAGGGTTTCGAACAACTCACGTGCCTCATCCTTGCGACCGATGCGGGCGAGAGCGTCGAGACGCCAGAAGGCGCAGATATTGAACGAGACCTCGGGCTTTCCGAAATCGTCTGCCGCCTCATAGCGCAACATGTAAGGACCGTCGGAAAGGTGCTTTTCCAATTGGCCGACGGTGCTGACATAGCGCGGATCCTTGGGATCTATAAAGCCGACTTCGGTCATCAGCAGCACGCTTGCGTCGAGGGTTTCACCGCCAAAGCTTTCGACGAATGCCTGGCGCTTCTCAGACCACGCCTCTTGCAGGATACGGGCCTTGATCTCGTCCGCCCTGTCTCGCCAATACCGAACACGAGAAGTCTCTCCAATGCGATGGGCGATATGCGCCAAGCGATCACAAGCTGCCCAGCACATCAGGCTGGACGAGGTGTGAACGCGTGAGCGGGAGCGCAGTTCCCACATCCCGGCATCGGGTGCGTTGTGAAGCTTGTATGCCTGCTCGCCGGCCTGTTCCAGCAGGCGGAAATCGGTCAGGCTTGGCTGCATGCGAATGCGCTGGTCGAAGAATATCTGCGCAGCACCAAGGATCACATTGCCATAGACATCGTGCTGGTAGTGCTCGTGGGCCTGATTGCCCAGCCGCACCGGGCCCATTCCACGATACCCGGCGAAATTCTCCTGTATGCTTTCGACGAGATCGGCTTCGCGTCCAACACCGAAAACGGGCTGGAGATGGCCGCCATCGGCATCCGCCACGATATCCATCAGATAGCGGAAATAGTTCTCCATCGTCTGGACCGTGCCCAGACTGTTGAGCGCGCGGACCACGAAGAAAGCGTCGCGAAGCCAGCAGAAGCGGTAGTCCCAGTTGCGACCGCTGTCTGGCGCTTCGGGGATGGAGGTCGTCATTGCAGCAATGATCGCGCCGGTCGGCTCATAGGTGCACAGCTTGAGCGTGATTGCCGCGCGAATGACGGCTTCCTGCCATTCGAAGGGCAGGGAGAGGCCCGTGACCCAACTGTGCCAGTAATTGGCAGTGCGATCGCGGAACTCGCGTGCAGTCTCGCTTACATCGCCGTCGAGCGTCTCATCCGGGCCCAGCACGAAGGAGAGGGGGCTGGAAAGATTGAAGCAGGTTTCGTCCAGGACATAGTCGATCGGCGCATTGGTCGTCAGGCGCAGCGTCAGTTCCGGACCGGTATAGCGGATATGGTTCGAGCCACGCGTCATCTGGGGGCGCACGGTGCCATGCGCGAAGGTCGGGCGCAGACGCACCGAGATGCGTGGGGTGCCGGAAAGCGGACGGACCTGACGCACCAGGGTCTGCGGGCGGAACATCCGGTCACGCCAGAAAAAGCGCGGCGCGAAATCCACGATTTCCAGCGAACCGGAAGCCCCGTGCAGGCGGGTGATCAGGATCGCGGTATTCGGATCGTAATGCTGTTCCGTCTCGGCAAGGTCTTCAAGCTGGATCGAGAAAAGGCCTTCGTCCGGTTCGTCTTCTCCACTGATGAGCGAATTGAAGACCGGATCGCCATCGAAACGCGGCAAGCAGCACCAGACGATGCGGCCCTTCGGGTCAATCAATGCGGAGAAGGTGCAGTTTCCCACTGCGCCGAGATCGAGTGTCGACATATATTGCACCTATGTAGTCAGTTGTTGCGTTCGAACATGCCGGCCAGCGAATCCAGCCAGCTTCTGAAACTTTCGGTGCTGTCGGCCCGATAGGCCGCAGCGGTCTTGCCATCGCCGATCTTGATGGAGACGCCCCTGTCACCGGCAATGGCAACAAATGCATCTTCGTCCGTGACGTCATCCCCGGCGAAAAGTGGAATGCGTCCCGTGAAAGGGTGTTCCTTGAGAAATGCCTTCAGTGCATCGGCCTTGGTGGCCTTGCCCGCCTTGATCTCAATGACCTTCTTGCCATTGAGAATATGCAATCCGGCATGTCCGTTGACTGCTTCATGCACCGCAGTCTTCGATGCGGATTCAAGTTCCGGCCGTTTTCGGTAATGCAGCGCGATTGAACCCTGCTTGTGTTCGATAAAAATGCCTTCGTTCCTGTCGCGAAAGCGCTCCAGGTGATCTGCCACGTATTCCAGCGCCTTCTCGTCAGTAGGCACCGAAGTCATGGAGCCATCGGCTCCTCGACGTTCCAGTCCATGCACTCCGGCGATGGGGAGGTTCAATGGAAACAGGAAATAATCGATCTCGGAAATCGGCCGTCCAGTAACAATCGCGACCGCTCCACCAGTGATCTTTTCAAGGCGTGCGAGAGCCTCGATCGTCTGCCTCGGGACAGCGACGGCTGCGGGGTCTTCTGCGATATCAGCGAGCGTCCCGTCGAAATCCAGAAAGATCGCGACTTCAAGGGGATGCAGGGCGTTTTTATCGAGCTTTGCGAGTGGTTCTGGTGTGCCAGCCATATTGTTGCGAGAAATGAGCGGAATCATGAAGCCTTGGGAGGGCTCTCACAAGCTAGGACATGGTCCCCCAAATGTGAAGGAAGGCACCGGGAATAACCGGATTTAATTCGAGAAAGGCTCGCCTCATGCGAAAATCCGCCCTCACGATGATGTCTGCGGCCGTGGTGATTTGCGGTGCCGTGCCCGCTCTTGCGCAATCCGGGCGCACCGACAGCCGGGCTTTGTCCTGTGCGCAGGCGCGGGCTACTGTCGCCGCCAATGGTTCGATTGTTCTTGGCACGGGGCGTCATACATATGACCGCTATGTCGCCAATGAGCGATTTTGCCCTCCGCACCAGATGGCGAAGCGGGCGACAGTGCCCACGCGCGACAGTGCCGCCTGCCTTGTCGGCTACAGATGCGTTCTGAATACAGAACGTGAAGACCGCCGGTGGTGGCTCCGGCGGCGTTGATCATTCCGCCGCTACGGTGCCGGCGCTGCGCTGGAGAATGTAGCGGCGGAGCCTTAGCGCGGCCTCCCGCAGGATCTCGTCATCCTGGCACATGGAGATGCGTACATGGCCTTCCGCCGAGGCGCCAAAGCTGGTGCCGGGCATGATGGCGACATTCTCGTCGTTCAGCAGGCCCCAGGCAAAAGCTTCGCAGTCCGGCTCGATCGCGGAGATGTCGAGCATGACATACATGCCGCCGTCAACGCCGCGCTGGACGATGCCGTTGAGACCGGCGATCTCGTCCAGGAAAACCCTGCGTCGTTTCGCGTAGCGTTCGGCAATCTGGGAAACACCGTGCTTTTCTTCGACAGCGATGGCCGCCGCGCGCGAGACGAAATCCGCCAGGCCGTAGCTTGAAACGAGGTTGAGGCTGATGAGTGCCCTGATCATCTCGGAAGGGCCCGTCAACCAGCCCACGCGCCATCCGGTCATGCCGTGGCTTTTGGAGAGCGAATTGATGACCAGCGTTCGTTCCTTCATCCCCGGCAGGCTGCGCGGCGACAGGTGGCTGCCTGGCGTGTTGATGGTCCAATAGACCTCGTCGGAGACGAGCCAGAGGTCATGCTCGATGCAAAGCTCGCTGATGGCTTCGAGCGTCTTGCGCGAATAAACCGCGCCTGTGGGATTGTTCGGCGAATTGATCAGGATCATCCGCGTTTCCGGCTGGATCGCTGAGGCGATCTTGTCGGGGTCCGGCTCGAAATCGCGCTCTGCCTCTGCCGCTATCTCCGTAAAGCTTGCGCTGGCGGCACGGATGGTGCCGGGATAGGTTGCGTAGTAGGGCGAAACTATGATGGCGTGATCGCCTGCGTCCAACGTGGCCTGGCAGGCAGCGAAGAGTGCGCCCTGACCACCTTGCGTTACGATGACCTCCTGCTCCAGCGTATCAATGCCGGTCGCTTCCGTGGAGAGCTTCGCAAGCGCGCTGCGCAGGCGGGGCAGGCCGGGGAGCTGGATGTAGTGGTGATAACCGGAACGCACGGCGTCAACTGCCGCTTCAACGGTGCCTTCGGGTGTGTCGAAATCATGATCGCCGATGGAGAGCATGAGGATCTCTTCACCGGCCAGCTTGCGCTGCATGGCCGCGAAATGAACTTCCCAACCATCCTTGCCCTGAGCGGTAATGCCGCTGACGCGTTTTGAGGGGTGAGGCATGTGAGTGCGCCTTCAGTGTAATTTGTTTCTGACAGAGGGGGTCTACCAGCACGCGCCTTCTGTCAAGCGATTGGCGCCGATGCTCGCTCCCGCCATGTTCGTTTCAGCAGCCTGCAGGTGCCGAGATCCAGAGGACCGTTGCCGGTATGGCGTCCAGGTTGCGCCAGGAAGCTTCCCCCTCGTTCACGGTGAAGCTGTCACCCACTTCAAGCAGGTTTTGCCCCCCGGCATGCGTGAATTCCACGCGACCAACAAGTATCTGCCCCGCATCCTCGCCACGGCGATCTGCAGGCCGTGACCAGCAGGCGCCCGGGTCGATCACGGTTCTGGTCATGGAAAAGCTGCCGCCCAGATCGGGTGAAACCAATTCCCTGCTGACGCCCGGGCTTTCCACTTTCAGGTTCCGGCCCGCTCCCAGGCGAACCACGCCTGGCAGATCCTGCCTGTCTTCCTGGACGGGTTGAAAGAAGAAGCTTACCGGCACCCTGAAATGGCCGGCGAGCAAACGCAGATCTGCCAGTGTGGGCAGGGATATGCCACGCTCAACCTGGCTCAGCCATCCAACCGAACGCCCGAGTTTCTGCGAAAGCCCTGCAAGCGTCAGCCCGTTCGACTTTCGCAGACGCCGGATGTCCTCGGCCAGCAAACGCATGGCGCGCATCTTCAAGTCCTGCGTGTTTGTGCGATCGTTGAGCATTTGTCTGCGTCGAATTTCCTCTGGAAATTATTCAGACCGGCGGCTATGAAAAAATCAAGCTGAATTTCACGGGCCGGCGCTTCAAGTGTCCGGCCATTATCTTTTGTCCAAGAACGACGATCCGAACGGGAAGGGAACATGTTGGCTCCGGATAAAAACGGGAAATATTCCGACATCGCCCAAACGGTTGACGAAGCGCTTCTCACGCGCCGCTCCGTGCGCGCGTTCCTGCCGGATCCCGTTGATGACGAGACCATACGCGACATTCTGAAACTCGCTTCGCGCGCGCCGTCAGGCACGAACATGCAGCCCTGGAAGGTTTTCGTTGCAACGGGTGAGGTCAAGCAGAAGATTGCGGACGCCATCCTTTCATCGGGCATTCGCCCGGAGAAGGTAGAGTGGGACGAGTATCACTACTATCCGGACAAATTCTTCGAACCCTATCTCTCGCGCCGTCGCGCCGTCGGCTTCGCGCTTTACAGCCTGCTTGGTATCGGGCGCCGCGAGGTTGAGCGCATGCGTGCCCAGCATGACCGCAATTTCACCTTCTTCGACGCGCCTGTCGGACTGATCTTCACGATTGACCGTCGTTTGAACAAGGGCTCGTGGATCGACCATGGCATGTTCCTGCAGTCCATCATGCTCGCCGCGCGGGCGCGGGGTCTGCACACCTGCCCACAGGCCGCTTTCGCGCCCTATCACCGGCTGATCCGGCCGATCCTCAACATTCCGGATGAGGAGATCGTGGTCTGCGGCATGGCTCTTGGCTATGAAGACAGCTCGAAGCCGGAAAACAGCCTGCGAAGCGAACGGGCTCCGCTCGAGGAATTCGTGACTTTCGTAAAATAGGAAAAGAAGGTCAGCGCATTACGAAAGCTTAATCTGGCGGCAAGAGGGCTGTAATCTGCCGGATGCCACTCTGAGCATGTTCAAGACGTCGTAGACCCCCCGACGACGCATGCAAGGAGACTACCTCATGTTTCGCAAGATTATACTTTCCGCCCTCGCTTTATCCCTTCTCGCCGGCACTGCGGCGGTTCACGCCCAGGACAATTCCCCGGCAACACCAGAGGCTTCATCCAGCCGAGAAGCTGGGGCCACCCCGCGGCAAGGCCGGATGCTTCAGCGTCTGGATACCAACAATGACGGGCAGGTTTCCGCTGAGGAATTTGCCGCCCGTCATACGGGTCGCCTGTCCGAAGTCGACGCAAACGGTGATGGCGAACTTTCGAAAGAAGAACTCGCAGATCATCTGATGCGTCGCGCTTTCGAGCGGCGCGCCGAACGGCTGGCCAAACGTCTCGACATCAATGGAGACGACACCGTGACGCTGGAAGAGATCGAAGGCCATCAGGCCAAGCGCTTCGCCTTGGCGGATCGCAACGATGACGGCGTGCTTGACCAGGACGAGCTACGCAAATTCGCGGGCGAGCGCGGCATGCACAAGGGCAAGCGTCATGGCGGCCACATGGAGCATGGCGAGAAAGGCGGCCGTGAGGGCATGCGTCATCACATGCGCAAGGTGCACGACGGTCAGGACCGGAAGCCCGTGACGCCACGTGCGGCACCTGCAGAATAAACGCCGCATTTTCTCGTGACTTCGATCAGGGCCCGGCGCAATGCCGGGCCTTTTTCATGCCAAGAAGTCTGCTAAGGCTGTTTTGACGAAGCTGATTGAATGTTACCTGATGTTCCTGGTGCTGACAGGAAGGACACGAATCAATCGTGAGAAGACAGACGCGAGTTTTGAGAGCGGTTCGAGTTGCTTTATTGAAGCCGGTTTCCATTGTCTTTTTTCTCCTGTTTCTTTCGCTGGGCGCTCTGGCGCAAAGCGAACTGGTGCAGCAGCAGCAAAACGAAATCGCGGATATCAATGAGGAGACCGAATCTCTCTCGGAAAAGGTCTCCAGCGAAGACGTTGATGACGCAGAACTTGTAGCAGCGCGGCTGGAACTGGAGCGGCTGTCGCGGGAGCTGTTGCAGAGCGGGGTTGCCTTCCGACCGAGGCTCACCGAGATCAATGATCGTCTCGACCAGCTGGGTCCGGCTCGCGGCGAGGGCGAGCCGCCAGAACCCGAGATCGTCGTGCAGGAGCGTCAGAGGCTGCTCGACGAGAAAGCCACGATCAATGCGATGATCGGTGAGGCGGAGACGCTTTCGGTGCGTATTGGCCGGCTGATCGACCAGGTTGCGCAAAAGCGGCGCGAGCTCTTCACCAATGCGCTTTCAAGGCGTTTCGATATCTCAGCGGCTTTCGGACCGGAGGTCGCAAAAGAGTTCACCGGCGACATCGAGCGCCTTTATAATTCCGTTTCTTCGTGGCTGAACTATGTGGTGCAGGTGAAGCTGAGGGCCGCTCTTCTGGCTGCAGGTGCTTCACTTATCTGCGCATTGGCCTTGCTGATGGGCGGCCGACGCTATTTCAGCGACCTCATTGCGCCCGACATAGAAAATGATGACCCGTCATATCTTGCCCGGCTTTCGGTCGCGCTCTGGTCGACCTTGCTGCCGTCAGCTGCCTTGGGCATTTTCCTGGCGCTGACATATCTCCTGTTCGATACGTTCAATGTGCTGCGCGAAGATATAGCCCAGCTGCTTGCGACGCTCTTCATCGTCATCGGTACGGTATTCTTCGTCTATCGTCTCACGCGCTCTGCGCTTGCACCGCACAGGGCTAATTGGCGACTTCTGCCGATAGAGTGCAGCGCATCTTCACGGCTTTGCTGGCTTATTGCCGCCATGGCGGGGGTCACAGCCTTCGATTATTTCATGGGCCAGGTCTATTCGGTGATCGGCTCGCAGCTTTCATTGACCGTGGCGACGAGTTTGGGCGCAACGGTCGCAGTCGGCGTGCTTCTCATCCTTATCGGCATGGTCAAACCTTTTCCGCCGGAAGAGGAGGGTGATAAGCCGCGTCCCTGGCCGCTGGCATTCAGGCTGCCGATCTTCCTGTTCGGTATCGCAACCATCCTGGCGGCGATCTTCGGCTATATCGGCTTTGCACGCTTCCTGTCGCAGCAGGTTGTGGTGACGGGTGCCATTCTGGCCACGATGTATATCGGCTTCCTGACGTCCGGTGCGATTGCCGGCGAGGGCGCTTTTGGTCGTTCCCGCATAGGGCACATGATGGGGGAGCGCCTCGGGCTGGATGAAGGCGTGCTTGATCAGTTGGGACTGGTCGCTGGTCTTGGTATCAATGTGCTTGTCGTGCTTATCGGTGCGCCGATGATCCTGTTGCAGTGGGGTTTCCACTTCGCGGATCTGACGACCTGGACCTATGGCATCGCCAACGAAATCCGCATCGGCTCGATCTCTTTTTCGATCATAGGCATCCTGACGGGCATCGTGGTGCTGGTGCTCGGCTATTTCATCACGCGCTGGTTCCAGGCATGGCTTGACGGTTCTGTCATGTCGCGCAGCCGCATGGATACCGGTGTGCGCAACTCCATTCGCACAGCCGTTGGCTATGTGGGCATCGCCATTGCAGCCCTGATCGGCATCTCTGCCGCGGGTATCGACCTTTCGAACCTGGCGCTTGTTGCCGGTGCGCTTTCCCTGGGTATCGGTTTCGGCCTGCAGAACATCGTCTCGAATTTCGTGTCGGGGCTCATTCTGCTGGTCGAGCGTCCGTTCAAGGCGGGTGACTGGATCGTGGCCGGTGCCGTGTCCGGCACGGTAAAGAAGATATCGGTGCGCGCGACCGAAATCGAAACCTTCCAAAGGCAGACGGTCATCCTGCCAAACTCTGAACTCATCAATGCTGCGGTCGGGAACTGGACGCACAAGAACAGTCTTGGCCGGCTGGAGATACCGATCGGAGTTGCATACGGCTCTGACGTGCGTCGGGTGCACGAGATATTGATGGGTATTGCGAAATCGCATCCGCTGGTGCTCAAGAATCCCGAGCCCTTCGTTCATTTCGCGAATTTCGGTGATTCATCACTCGACTTCGAGGTGCGGGTCTATCTTGCCGATATCCTGCGCCAGCTCGAGGTGCAAAACGATATCCGCTTCGCCATTATCGAGGCCTTCGAGAAGGAAGGTATCGAGATTCCGTTCCCGCAGCGCGATCTTCATTTGCGTGGAGGTTTTGTCGTCGCGCCCAAGGAAGATGCCGCGCATGAAAAGACAACGGATCGCAACGGCCAGGAGAACGGTTGATAGCGATTGCGGCAACGTTCAGTTGCCGTTCACAATGCCATGGCTATAACGGGGCGCAAGTAAGACGGTCATTGTCTGATCGTCGTTGAACAGAGGCGGTGGCGACACCGAAGTGCATGATGAAAAAGCTTGTTCTTGCTCTTGTGGGTGTCACCCTGGCCGTTCCCGCAGCTTCTGCTGCCAGTATCGTCAATCGCGATGAAGAGACCCATACGATCACGGTGACGGAGAATGGTGATCAGGCGCGTCTCAGCGTGTCCAAGGACGAGACTGTTCAGTTTTGCAACGATGGCTGCTTCGTGACCATGCCGAACGGCGACCGGGAGGTTCTCACCGGTTCTGAAACCATCGAGATCGAACAGGGGCGCGGCCGGATCCGGTAGGGCTTTGCGAGCAGAGATGTTTTGACATGGATGATGCCGGACAGAAATGTCCGGCATTTTTGTTTGCGCGTTATGCGGGTGTTAACGCTAAACCGCGTTTCGGTCGCCACCACGAATGCTTTGCGATCCTCGTATACCATTCGCCAAGAGGTTGAGTGTAATTCCCCTGCAGGAGGGCGCGTTCTTCGCCCGTGGGAGCATCAGGGGGCTTACAATATGGATGTGCGGTCTGAGCGCAATTCCGTACCACTTGCGGTCGATCTCGACGGCACGCTCATTGCGACCGATCTTCTGTGGGAGACGCTCTTCCTGCTGATCCGTCAGCAGCCTCACTGCGTGTTTCTCCTGCCGATCTGGCTGCTGAAAGGCAAGGCGCACTTCAAGTGCAAGATCGCCGAGCGAGTGAATTTCGAACCTTCGAGTTTGCCGTACCGCACCGAGCTGCTGACACGCCTGCAGGTGCAGAAAGGCGAGGGGCGGGAGATCGTGCTTGCGACGGCCTCCCCACGAAAGCTCGCAGAAGCAATCGCTGCATATCTGGGCGTGTTCGACCGGGTCCTGTGCACTGATCCACATTGCAACATGGCCTCCCAGACCAAGCGGCAGGCACTGGTCGATCTTTATGGAGACGGGGGGTTCGACTATGCCGGGAACAGCCGCGCGGATATACGAGTTTTCGATGCGGCTCGAAACTCGATCGTCGTTGCGCCGGACAAGGCAGCGTCGCGCTGGCACGGAACCCATGGCGGCGAGCTGATCGAAGGGCCCAAAGTGGGCCTCAAGGTCATCGCAAAGATGCTGCGCGTGCATCAATGGCTCAAGAACGCGCTGATTTTTGTGCCAATCATACTGGCGCATCAATACACGAACATTCCGGTGCTCGTTGAGGGAATGCTCGCCTTCATCGCTTTCAGCGCAGTGGCATCCTCAATCTACATTCTCAACGACCTGTTCGATCTGGCGCTTGATCGTGCTCACTCGACGAAGAAGAACCGTCCGTTTGCCAGCGGCGCACTTTCCATACCTTTCGGCCTTGCATGCATGGCGGTGCTTCTGGGTATCGGCGCGCTCGTGGCCGCGTTTCTGCCGCCGCTTTTTGGCGGGGTGATGCTGCTCTATCTCGTGGCAACGACTGTCTATTCGATAACCGTCAAGCGCATGCTGTTGGGTGACGTTCTGACGCTGGCGGGGCTCTACACGCTGCGCATACTCGCGGGCTGTGCAGCCACGGGGATATCCGTTTCGTTCTGGCTTCTGACCTTCTCCATGTTCTTTTTTCTCTCGCTGGCCCTGGTGAAGCGGTTCGTCGAACTGCGTTCGTCCGAGGTCTCGGTGGGAGAGCGGGTCGCCGGGCGCGGATATCGCTGCGAGGACCAGGATATCGTGGCGCAGGCTGGCATGGCATCGGCATTCTCGGCCGCACTGGTCCTTGCACTCTACATTCAAAGCGACGTGACGGACGAGATGTATCGCTATCCCTGGCTCATCTGGCCGCTGGGCCCGATCGTCCTCTACATCACCATGAGGATCTGGATACTGGCTCGCCGCGACGAGATGCATGACGATCCGATCGTCTTCATCATTCGTGACTGGCGCAGTCAGGCTGTCGCGGCATTCGGTGCCGTCCTCCTGCTCATTGCGGGACTGTGACCATGGCGCGCGAATTTGCCAGTTTCGGGCGAACGGTCACGCCGACCCGCAAGGGTCTCCATCCCCGGGAGGCGCGTGCGATGCTGGAGCAGGGCCGG harbors:
- a CDS encoding SDR family oxidoreductase, translated to MNQHMPAQHQKHQPGDEHEMKPQPDYEPRYRGSDRLKGKVAVISGADSGIGRATAVLFAREGANVAFFYHDEHEDAQETVRLIEAEGAKAYAKSGDIADRKAVFSFVDEVLEKFGQIDILMNNAAEQHYQEEFENIPEEQFVRTYQTNVFGAFHLTQAVLPHLKEGASIIVTTSITAYKGQDVLMDYATTKGALLAMVRALSGSLASKGIRVNGVAPGPIWTPLIPASFPSEQVREFGSNTPLGRPGQPNEVAPCMLFLACEDSSYMTGQVLHPNGGTPVGG
- a CDS encoding DUF3008 family protein; translation: MPAQSKAQQKAAGAALAAKRGDMPKSKLKGASKDMEDSMTEKELEELAETDRKGLPDKKD
- a CDS encoding alpha,alpha-trehalose-phosphate synthase (UDP-forming) translates to MKRLVVISNRVADLTKTSQSGGLAVGLADSLRQRGGVWLGWDGQTANSDENLEPQSKQVGDVTQITLPLTRRDYEEYYLGFSNSVLWPLFHYRLDLVEYKTDYLEGYRRVNARFADALMSSLHEDDLIWIHDYHLIPLAAELRQRGCKQRIGFFLHIPLPPPEMLSAVPRHRWLVESLLQFDVIGLQSQTDLNNLQHYIEQHLSTEVSAEGHVRWGDREVIAGVYPIGIDVDAFVEMAERPNDEVLIETRRREILGRRQVIGVDRLDYSKGLPDRLRAFARLLELYPEMRKSVALMQIATPTREEVEAYVEIRTELEALSGAINGRFADFNWTPVHYIHGTVPRDALAALFRSSQVGFVTPLRDGMNLVAKEYVAAQSMDNPGVLVLSKFAGAAEDLREALIVNPYDVDDMARNLCRALTMPLDERQERQRALLERIRKRDNANWLSNFLATLEHEISPPPLD
- a CDS encoding glycoside hydrolase family 15 protein, whose product is MSTLDLGAVGNCTFSALIDPKGRIVWCCLPRFDGDPVFNSLISGEDEPDEGLFSIQLEDLAETEQHYDPNTAILITRLHGASGSLEIVDFAPRFFWRDRMFRPQTLVRQVRPLSGTPRISVRLRPTFAHGTVRPQMTRGSNHIRYTGPELTLRLTTNAPIDYVLDETCFNLSSPLSFVLGPDETLDGDVSETAREFRDRTANYWHSWVTGLSLPFEWQEAVIRAAITLKLCTYEPTGAIIAAMTTSIPEAPDSGRNWDYRFCWLRDAFFVVRALNSLGTVQTMENYFRYLMDIVADADGGHLQPVFGVGREADLVESIQENFAGYRGMGPVRLGNQAHEHYQHDVYGNVILGAAQIFFDQRIRMQPSLTDFRLLEQAGEQAYKLHNAPDAGMWELRSRSRVHTSSSLMCWAACDRLAHIAHRIGETSRVRYWRDRADEIKARILQEAWSEKRQAFVESFGGETLDASVLLMTEVGFIDPKDPRYVSTVGQLEKHLSDGPYMLRYEAADDFGKPEVSFNICAFWRLDALARIGRKDEARELFETLLKTRNPLGMLSEDTHPITGEMWGNYPQTYSMVGIINGARRLSAPWESVV
- the otsB gene encoding trehalose-phosphatase, whose translation is MAGTPEPLAKLDKNALHPLEVAIFLDFDGTLADIAEDPAAVAVPRQTIEALARLEKITGGAVAIVTGRPISEIDYFLFPLNLPIAGVHGLERRGADGSMTSVPTDEKALEYVADHLERFRDRNEGIFIEHKQGSIALHYRKRPELESASKTAVHEAVNGHAGLHILNGKKVIEIKAGKATKADALKAFLKEHPFTGRIPLFAGDDVTDEDAFVAIAGDRGVSIKIGDGKTAAAYRADSTESFRSWLDSLAGMFERNN